In the genome of Labeo rohita strain BAU-BD-2019 chromosome 24, IGBB_LRoh.1.0, whole genome shotgun sequence, one region contains:
- the znf271 gene encoding zinc finger protein 585A, with translation MDLSINSYSDPKEVGVFPSAARSAEPQESDLEEAARTLDLHPSGVSCDLVTTDDHAKSLSARAKPFQCSQCGKGFSRIQHLSEHVRIHTGERPFECLVCGKTFTRERDLKTHQIVHTDAKAFHCTICVKNFALLSSLRRHLRAFHQGQDVSTEGKCLICVECGKNFECQLEEHELTHTGEISHRCPDCVNSVAHLSSLVSPDQTFCESDNMCHLDANDSERPCSSVASEGLLKHIQTNALKDSSESHSVELIDNIESKAPNENISQSQEKEAERAPSPSSELSHDSTHSAEKGIETPNPLQEEEFAAHQQASDENKPHQCNHCGKRFHKQAKLRIHLRVHTGEKPYQCSQCGKYFSQAVNLRKHHRTHHTEERPYHCTLCDRRFSLSFSLIKHQRVAHPEHLSVAERTRFTCPYCGKIFGRHQDMEQHKRIHTGERPFRCTVCNKSFRQRSVLIVHRKIHTGEKPFECFICFRRFYGSGDLKTHMGTHTGVRPHSCPLCSKSFPRPSSLQAHMQSHLNKLQEGDDVTGGADMLIPEEEDEGELDDVEGVCGVSASSQLSAVLSGNLGAFEDKISIGECLSETRFSPSMNQDDDADQSSSSELTDHQKPYHCAICNKTFSLAISLKRHQLIFHPDQHVDKEGKCFPCSYCGRKFGRRQGLLQHERIHTGERPFNCPTCNKSFRQRSALVVHIKTHTGERSFLCFVCSKSFYTPGDLKKHLEIHTGVRPHNCPVCYKGFGRPSFLRAHMRIHEKAPTKKQSETEKPTGGPKVDLQEKPFECSHCGKRFSQHCMLKIHQRIHTGERPYKCSQCGLSFRWRRNLIAHQSGHPGGKPSPVFNEIMRWLGVSHTCSLCLKTFTQAAGLRKHVRYVHEGERPHKCSECGRGFVKLSDLARHQRRHHYDRGDELFQCSQCERSFSHPSSLVLHRRTHTEEKHECPQCDKIFSQAGHLKVHLRTHTKENKPKFECPECGKSFGQAKDLVVHQRVHTGEKPYQCPQCKKSYRQFAHLSVHLRSHTGEKPYQCPICLKFFAHSSSMKKHLRVMHAEGKNLPVPKEVVKVTVGVGPSNTAVEVKQEPESGDEYECQVKSEENCFAIMDDVKAVTVSSAPSSPVSSVTFKDEK, from the exons ATGGATCTGAGCATAAACTCATACAGTGATCCGAAGGAAGTGGGCGTGTTTCCATCAGCTGCTCGTAGTGCTGAACCACAGGAGTCGGATTTAGAAGAAGCAGCAAGGACACTTGATCTGCACCCATCAGGTGTTTCCTGTGATCTGG TTACTACAGACGACCACGCAAAGAGTCTTTCTGCCAGAGCGAAGCCTTTTCAGTGCTCTCAGTGTGGGAAGGGTTTTTCCCGTATACAGCATCTGTCCGAACATGTCCGGATTCACACAGGCGAGAGGCCTTTTGAGTGCTTGGTGTGTGGAAAGACTTTCACCAGGGAAAGAGACCTCAAGACTCATCAGATTGTCCATACGGATGCAAAGGCCTTTCACTGCACGATCTGTGTTAAAAACTTCGCCCTCTTATCCTCCTTGAGAAGACATTTGCGCGCATTTCATCAAG GTCAAGATGTCAGTACGGAGGGAAAGTGCTTAATTTGTGTCGAATGTGGGAAAAATTTTGAATGCCAGCTGGAGGAACATGAGCTGACACACACAGGAGAGATTTCCCACCGCTGCCCCGACTGCGTCAACAGCGTCGCACATCTATCCAGTCTCGTATCTCCTGATCAGACCTTCTGTGAATCCGACAACATGTGCCATTTGGATGCTAATGACAGTGAGAGGCCTTGCAGTTCTGTGGCCTCTGAAGGTCTACTCAAGCACATACAAACTAATGCACTTAAGGACAGTAGCGAATCACACTCTGTAGAACTTATAGATAATATTGAGAGCAAGGCACCTAATGAAAACATTTCTCAAAGTCAAGAGAAAGAGGCTGAGAGAGCTCCATCTCCTTCATCCGAACTCTCTCACGACTCTACACATTCTGCTGAAAAGG GCATTGAAACACCAAATCCTCTTCAAGAGGAAGAGTTTGCAGCTCACCAGCAAGCGAGTGATGAAAACAAGCCGCACCAGTGCAATCACTGTGGAAAGAGATTTCATAAGCAAGCAAAGCTTCGGATCCATCTGCGCGttcacaccggagagaagccGTACCAGTGCTCCCAGTGTGGGAAATACTTCAGCCAAGCAGTAAACCTTAGAAAACACCACCGTACTCATCATACGGAGGAGAGACCGTACCACTGTACACTCTGTGACCGGAGgttttctctctccttctcccTGATAAAACATCAACGTGTTGCTCATCCAG AACATTTGAGTGTTGCTGAAAGGACTCGCTTTACCTGTCCGTACTGTGGAAAAATATTTGGACGACATCAAGATATGGAGCAGCATAAACGCATTCACACTGGCGAGAGGCCGTTTCGCTGCACCGTGTGCAACAAAAGCTTCAGGCAGCGTTCTGTGTTGATCGTGCATCGgaaaattcacactggagaaaagcctttCGAGTGTTTCATATGCTTCAGGCGGTTTTATGGTTCAGGAGATCTGAAGACACACATGGGAACTCATACCGGCGTGAGACCTCACAGTTGTCCTTTGTGCTCCAAAAGCTTCCCGCGGCCCAGCAGCCTGCAAGCACACATGCAGTCCCATCTGAACAAGCTGCAGGAAGGTGATGATGTGACCGGCGGAGCTGATATGCTTATTCCTGAGGAGGAGGACGAGGGTGAACTTGATGACGTGGAAGGAGTCTGCGGTGTTTCTGCTTCATCGCAGCTCTCAGCGGTGCTTTCTGGAAATCTTGGAGCTTTTGAAGACA AAATAAGCATAGGGGAGTGTCTATCAGAGACGAGATTCAGTCCATCAATGAATCAAGATGATGATGCTGATCAGAGTTCCAGTTCAGAACTGACAGATCATCAGAAGCCATATCATTGTGCCATATGCAATAAAACCTTCTCTCTCGCAATTTCCCTGAAAAGACATCAACTTATATTTCATCCAG ATCAACATGTTGACAAAGAGGGGAAGTGCTTCCCCTGCTCTTATTGCGGAAGGAAGTTTGGTCGACGCCAAGGCTTGTTACAGCACGAACGAATTCACACAGGTGAAAGGCCCTTCAACTGTCCCACCTGTAACAAAAGCTTCCGTCAGAGATCGGCTCTGGTTGTGCATATTAAAACGCACACAGGAGAGAGGTCGTTTCTGTGTTTTGTGTGCAGTAAGAGCTTTTATACCCCAGGAGACTTAAAGAAACATCTAGAAATTCACACAGGAGTGAGGCCGCACAACTGCCCTGTGTGCTACAAGGGATTTGGACGTCCCAGTTTCCTCCGAGCTCACATGCGCATCCATGAAA AAGCTCCAACAAAGAAGCAAAGTGAAACAGAGAAACCGACAGGTGGTCCAAAAGTCGACTTGCAAGAGAAGCCGTTTGAATGCTCTCATTGTGGGAAGAGATTCAGTCAGCATTGTATGTTAAAAATCCACCAGCGGATTCACACAGGAGAGAGACCTTACAAGTGCTCTCAGTGTGGCCTGAGTTTTCGCTGGAGGAGAAACCTGATAGCCCACCAGAGCGGCCACCCGGGGGGAAAACCCTCTCCAGTGTTCAAT GAAATTATGAGATGGCTAG GGGTCTCTCATACATGCAGTTTGTGTTTGAAGACATTTACTCAAGCAGCTGGCCTCAGGAAACACGTGCGGTATGTTCACGAAGGAGAGCGACCGCACAAATGCTCTGAATGCGGGAGAGGATTTGTTAAACTTTCCGACCTCGCACGTCACCAGCGCCGCCATCATTACGACCGGGGCGACGAACTCTTTCAGTGCTCGCAGTGTGAGCGAAGCTTCAGTCATCCCAGCAGCCTGGTTCTGCACCGACGGACACACACAGAAGAAAAGCATGAGTGCCCACAGTGCGATAAGATTTTCAGTCAGGCGGGACACTTGAAGGTCCACCTGCGCACTCATACCAAAGAGAACAAACCCAAATTCGAGTGCCCTGAATGTGGGAAGAGTTTTGGCCAAGCTAAAGATTTGGTAGTTCATCAGAGGGTTCACACTGGGGAAAAGCCATACCAGTGCCCTCAGTGCAAAAAGAGCTATCGACAGTTTGCGCATTTGTCTGTACATCTACGAAGTCACACGGGGGAGAAGCCGTACCAATGCCCCATATGTCTCAAATTCTTTGCTCATTCATCATCCATGAAAAAACATCTGCGTGTAATGCATGCAG AGGGGAAAAATTTACCCGTACCAAAGGAAGTTGTGAAGGTCACTGTTGGCGTAGGCCCATCTAACACAGCTGTAGAAGTTAAGCAAGAACCAGAGTCTGGGGATGAATATG AATGTCAAGTGAAATCTGAAGAAAACTGCTTTGCTATAATGGACGATGTGAAGGCTGTTACAGTCTCTTCAGCTCCTTCCAGTCCAGTATCATCAGTGACttttaaagatgaaaaatgA